In the genome of Puniceicoccales bacterium, one region contains:
- the recA gene encoding recombinase RecA encodes MSTDERAISKQTLHDPKTLDLAITAVNKQFGDGSVMRMGDAKKMNVSVISTGSLSLDLALGVGGLPRGRICEVFGPESSGKTTFCLSVIAEAQRIGGNAVFIDVEHALDPKYTKVVGVDLDNLMVAQPENGEDALNIAETLIKSGAIDVIIIDSVAALISKAELEGQIGDATIGLQARMMSQAMRKLTSAVSRTQCICVFTNQIREKIGVMFGSPETTPGGRALKFFSSVRMDIRRINQIKDSGSRVIGSRTRVKIVKNKVAAPFTECEFDIMHNEGISKTGSIVDLGLEYNILDKKGAWISYKGKLVGQGREASKQTLAEDKALADEIKSSILEKVKVSGGTILAESVEE; translated from the coding sequence ATGTCTACAGATGAGCGAGCGATTTCGAAGCAGACTTTACATGATCCCAAAACATTAGATTTGGCGATAACCGCTGTCAATAAGCAATTTGGCGATGGTTCGGTGATGCGCATGGGTGATGCCAAAAAGATGAATGTGTCAGTGATTTCCACCGGTTCTTTGTCGTTGGATTTGGCTCTTGGTGTTGGTGGATTGCCCCGAGGCAGGATCTGCGAAGTATTTGGGCCGGAGTCGTCGGGTAAGACCACTTTTTGCCTAAGTGTCATTGCCGAGGCCCAGCGGATCGGTGGCAATGCCGTTTTCATAGATGTGGAACATGCCTTGGATCCAAAATACACAAAAGTTGTTGGTGTGGATCTGGATAATTTGATGGTTGCTCAGCCAGAAAATGGTGAAGATGCACTGAATATTGCCGAAACTTTGATAAAATCTGGGGCCATCGATGTGATTATAATAGATTCGGTGGCGGCATTGATTTCGAAGGCCGAATTGGAGGGACAGATTGGCGATGCCACCATAGGCTTACAGGCGAGGATGATGAGTCAAGCCATGCGCAAGTTGACATCGGCGGTGAGCCGGACGCAATGTATCTGTGTATTTACCAATCAGATACGCGAAAAAATTGGAGTTATGTTTGGCAGTCCAGAGACCACACCAGGCGGACGAGCGCTGAAGTTTTTTTCTTCGGTCAGAATGGATATAAGGCGAATTAATCAGATCAAAGACAGTGGCAGCCGGGTGATAGGGAGTCGGACCAGGGTGAAAATTGTTAAAAACAAAGTGGCAGCGCCATTTACCGAGTGCGAGTTCGACATAATGCATAACGAAGGAATTTCCAAGACCGGGTCGATCGTTGATCTGGGTTTAGAGTATAACATATTGGATAAGAAAGGCGCATGGATTTCTTACAAAGGAAAATTGGTGGGACAAGGTCGGGAAGCATCAAAACAGACCTTGGCCGAAGACAAGGCTTTAGCCGATGAGATCAAGTCATCCATTTTGGAAAAAGTAAAGGTTTCTGGTGGAACGATTTTGGCCGAATCCGTGGAGGAATGA